A single Dasypus novemcinctus isolate mDasNov1 chromosome 4, mDasNov1.1.hap2, whole genome shotgun sequence DNA region contains:
- the LOC101410735 gene encoding large ribosomal subunit protein eL31-like, with protein sequence MAPTKKGGEKKNGHSAINEVVTREYTISIHKRIHGVGLKIRAHWALKEIQKFAMKEMGMPDVRIDTRLSKAVWAKGIRNVPYCIHVQLSRKRNKDEDSPNKLYTLVTYEPVTTFKNLQTINMDEN encoded by the coding sequence ATGGCTCCCACTAAGAAAGGTGGCGAGAAGAAAAACGGCCATTCTGCCATCAACGAGGTGGTGACCAGGGAGTACACCATCAGCATTCACAAGCGCATCCATGGAGTGGGCCTCAAGATACGTGCCCATTGGGCGCTGAAAGAGATCCAGAAATTTGCCATGAAGGAGATGGGAATGCCAGATGTGCGCATCGACACAAGGCTCAGCAAGGCCGTCTGGGCCAAAGGGATAAGGAATGTCCCATATTGTATACATGTACAGTTGTCCAGAAAACGTAATAAGGATGAAGATTCCCCAAACAAGCTCTATACATTGGTCACCTATGAACCTGTCACCACTTTCAAAAACCTACAGACAATCAACATGGATGAAAACTAA